A single region of the Lycium barbarum isolate Lr01 chromosome 2, ASM1917538v2, whole genome shotgun sequence genome encodes:
- the LOC132622664 gene encoding heavy metal-associated isoprenylated plant protein 24, producing the protein MGVAGTLEYLSEVLSSVKKSKKKKQIATVAVKIRMDCEGCARKVKKTLSGVKGAKSVEVDLKQQKATVTGFVDAKKVLKAAQSTGKKCELWPYVPCSMVAHPYAAGVYDKKAPPNFVRATTDPAVAHLNPVEEQYSLMFSDENPNACNIM; encoded by the exons ATGGGAGTTGCAGGGACTTTGGAATACTTATCAGAAGTACTTAGCAGCGTTAAGAAAAGCAAGAAAAAGAAGCAGATTGCTACTGTTGCTGTTAAGATTAGAATGGATTGTGAAGGTTGTGCTCGTAAAGTCAAGAAAACCCTCTCTGGAGTCAAAG GTGCAAAATCAGTGGAGGTGGACTTAAAGCAACAAAAAGCGACAGTAACTGGATTTGTGGATGCTAAGAAAGTGTTGAAGGCAGCACAATCCACTGGTAAGAAGTGTGAGTTATGGCCATATGTGCCTTGTAGTATGGTGGCACATCCTTATGCTGCTGGTGTTTATGACAAGAAGGCACCTCCCAATTTTGTAAGGGCCACTACTGATCCTGCTGTTGCTCACTTAAATCCAGTTGAAGAACAGTATTCCCTTATGTTCAGTGATGAAAATCCAAATGCTTGTAATATTATGTAG
- the LOC132628977 gene encoding uncharacterized protein LOC132628977 — translation MWTTGKFKVFRSQSSDNSGNSYEKASQNFDCSNFPTFTSMLQEASMSSRHVCNEDFDLQVTGGSYVPKKETNANSNGDSVPPVERPISDHSRASYARGKMPVLRHSSSSSRREVEQEDKQQKRLSPGSIRPITNRLYDPSFAEIGLPVDPHLRMLLRNPNFCNPKARSKGKEVIDLNK, via the exons ATGTGGACTACAGGAAAATTTAAAGTATTTAG GTCTCAAAGCAGTGATAATTCAGGAAATAGCTATGAGAAGGCTTCACAAAATTTTGATTGTTCTAACTTCCCAACATTCACATCTATGTTACAGGAAGCTTCCATGTCAAGCAG GCATGTGTGTAACGAAGATTTTGATCTGCAAGTTACCGGAGGCTCATATGTACCTAAGAAG GAAACTAATGCTAACTCCAATGGGGATTCTGTTCCTCCAGTAGAAAGGCCAATATCTGATCATTCAAGG GCTAGCTATGCACGCGGTAAAATGCCAGTGCTGCGTCATTCATCTTCTAGTTCAAGa AGAGAAGTTGAGCAAGAAGATAAGCAGCAGAAGAGACTTTCTCCAGGGTCGATCAG GCCTATTACCAACCGATTGTACGATCCAAGCTTTGCTGAAATTGGTCTACCGGTTGATCCTCACTTGCGTATGCTCCTGCGCAATCCAAATTTTT GCAACCCTAAGGCTCGCAGCAAGGGCAAAGAGGTGATCGATTTGAACAAGTAA
- the LOC132628976 gene encoding uncharacterized protein LOC132628976: MVKGIMPKHHFILWMALQMRPNTVDRLLKWGIRVPEECVLCSSTAMETHSHLYFDCQYSRAIWQKPLIWMGCNRQIGSWLNEVEWVSKQVRHKKVIGDILGTLFSATTYHVWIERKNQRFQQSSRTSEERLKEIACQIFILAQ, encoded by the coding sequence ATGGTGAAAGGGATCATGCCTAAACACCATTTCATATTGTGGATGGCGCTGCAAATGAGGCCCAATACAGTGGACAGATTACTAAAGTGGGGCATAAGAGTACCAGAGGAGTGTGTCCTCTGCTCCTCCACAGCAATGGAGACTCATTCCCACTTATACTTCGATTGCCAATATTCCAGAGCTATTTGGCAGAAGCCCCTAATCTGGATGGGGTGCAATAGGCAAATAGGTAGCTGGTTAAATGAGGTAGAATGGGTCTCAAAGCAGGTCAGGCATAAGAAAGTCATAGGGGATATATTGGGAACATTGTTTTCAGCTACAACATATCATGTATGGATAGAAAGGAAAAATCAAAGATTCCAACAGAGCAGCAGGACTAGTGAAGAGAGACTGAAGGAGATTGCATGTCAGATTTTTATATTGGCCCAATGA